One Vairimorpha necatrix chromosome 7, complete sequence DNA segment encodes these proteins:
- a CDS encoding coatomer subunit beta' (coPB2), which produces MKLQEQTLKKIRSVRIKAIECHSIKPLAILGLYNGYLQTWNTSTLLLINEVHVSDFPIRTLALVEKNNCVLIGSDDGRIYVYELNNLQRISSFDAHADFIRKIIVNPQNTEFLTCSDDTTIKLWEIGSIMKCVSVFTGHTHFVMDLVYYPKDNKQFLSCSLDGTIKLWNKESKSCIKTYKGHKSGINTLSFCKDDLYFVSGSDDFSLKIWDINNGNCISTLKGHTNNIINVYSMNTFPYLVSCSEDGTYRLWDTNTFENTEIINLNSGRIWQYKEHKNIILIGTDEELIFKKIKTGKSLYDLKNNKLYFTSQNSVFSCKVDDIYNIKKLAELDFYPSELCASENAKFISVCDDKNFSIFSSLGFRKKMSGHGNNLHFFDNEEFLILRDEYIEIYEKNEMIRSIKIYDIEKILLAQKYIYVQRNDSLDVYTFEGIRIFTWNFKAFKAHVNSNILILELNNKIQIYKINDDIISAYLEQDIEIDEVGIPDSFIFLGEFNVKIDSSCWLTTDNHDTMFMFNFESKGYYIFLRDDPYLYNFGPVNGLMCGFINDKVLLLNNSQTTSSLSFLDLDLEFINFQSRIFNNEKCDCKESFRIKAISFLESLGKNNEALEICANDNQRFEILIKLGLLEEASALAVSPPMFDRLGHEFCKRSDLVNATECLYKSGNWRSLLFVDLLCNKKYLKEIAENSLENGEDNVAFIAFLKNKNYEKCGEILRESKFYNFFKETYLQ; this is translated from the coding sequence ATGAAATTACAAGAACAAACactcaaaaaaataagaagtgTAAGAATAAAAGCCATAGAATGTCATTCTATAAAACCACTTGCAATCTTAGGACTTTACAATGGATACCTCCAAACTTGGAATACATCGACATTACTTTTGATTAATGAAGTACATGTTTCAGATTTCCCAATAAGAACTTTGGCACTagttgaaaaaaataattgtgTTTTAATTGGATCTGATGATGGTCGAATTTATGTTTATGAATTGAATAATTTACAAAGGATTAGTTCGTTTGATGCTCATGCGgattttataagaaaaattatagtgAATCCTCAGAATACAGAGTTTTTAACTTGTAGTGATGACActactataaaattatggGAGATAGGGTCTATTATGAAATGTGTTTCTGTATTTACTGGTCATACACATTTTGTAATGGATCTTGTTTATTATCCTAAGGATAACAAACAATTTCTGTCTTGTTCTTTAGATGGGACTATCAAATTATGGAATAAAGAGTCGAAATCTTGTATTAAAACCTACAAAGGGCATAAAAGTGGAATTAATACATTGAGTTTCTGTAAAGATGATTTGTATTTTGTAAGTGGATCAGatgatttttctttaaagaTCTGGGATATTAATAATGGAAATTGTATCAGTACCCTTAAAGGACAcactaataatattataaatgtgTATTCTATGAATACATTTCCCTATCTTGTCTCCTGTTCCGAGGATGGAACTTATAGATTGTGGGATACAAATACTTTTGAGAATacagaaattataaatttgaatagTGGACGAATTTGGCAATATAAAGAACAtaagaatattattttaataggGACAGACGaagaattaatttttaaaaagattaaaaCGGGGAAATCTTTGTATGATTTGAAGAATAATaagttatattttacatctCAGAATTCTGTCTTCAGTTGTAAAGTTGATgatatttacaatattaagAAATTGGCAGAGTTAGATTTTTATCCCTCAGAATTATGTGCCTCTGAAAATGCGAAATTTATCTCAGTGTGcgatgataaaaatttttcgattttttcttctttaggTTTTAGAAAGAAGATGTCTGGACATGGAAATaatttgcatttttttgataatgaagagtttttaatattaagaGATGAGTACATTGAGATTTATGAGAAGAATGAGATGATTAGATCTATTAAGATTTATGATATTgagaagattttattagCCCAGAAGTATATTTATGTACAGAGAAATGATTCTTTAGATGTTTACACATTTGAAGGTATTCGGATTTTTACCTGGAATTTTAAGGCTTTTAAAGCACATGTAAATtccaatattttaatattagaaTTAAATAACAAGATCcagatttataaaattaatgatGACATCATTTCTGCATATTTAGAACAAGATATTGAGATTGATGAAGTTGGAATTCCCGAttcctttatttttttaggggaGTTTAATGTTAAGATTGATTCTTCTTGTTGGCTTACTACAGATAATCATGACACAATGTTTATGTTTAATTTCGAGAGTAAAGGGTACTATATTTTCCTTAGAGATGATccttatttatataattttggACCAGTAAATGGGCTTATGTGTGGATTTATTAATGATAAGGttctattattaaataattctCAGACTACTAGTAGTCTGAGTTTTCTAGATTTAGATTTAgagtttattaatttccAGAGTCGCATTTTCAATAATGAGAAATGTGACTGTAAGGAGTCATTCAGAATTAAGGCCATTTCTTTCCTTGAGTCTTTAGGGAAGAATAACGAGGCCCTTGAGATTTGTGCGAATGATAATCAGAGATTTGAGATATTAATTAAGCTTGGCCTCCTTGAGGAGGCGTCTGCTTTAGCAGTGTCTCCTCCCATGTTTGACAGACTTGGTCATGAGTTCTGTAAGAGAAGTGATCTTGTCAATGCGACAGAGtgtttatataaatctGGTAATTGGAggtctttattatttgttgATTTATTGTGTAATAAGAAGTATTTGAAAGAGATAGCAGAGAATTCCCTTGAGAATGGGGAGGATAATGTGGCCTTTATAGCCTTTTtgaagaataaaaattatgagaAATGTGGGGAGATTTTAAGAGAGAGTaagttttataatttctttaaggAAACATATCTTCAATAA
- a CDS encoding putative chromatin assembly factor 1 subunit codes for MSNLSELFPIEVSTHNLYFHEEASIFSLDSFDDSVATGGGDGVVRLWKLQLDEMTHLDYKYTTALNSSIKFIYKSDIIVHNKAVNCVRFNKQGILASSSDSGKVIINYNKTKVLRDSDGLDCYEIMWIDDKLLVGLSNGKIEEYYVDREDVERSKMVKTYSVHGDIIQGMSYNEKYKLIMTFSKDRTSKILDYELKEEKKAKAPTKDTVGETTQKTSKKMDTVGATTQSTERKACAKKQLTKSKKTDTKNVSGQSASKEVSKSIDTNEDAAQTKTPKNVESANVTSLKNTKLKPKKLDILETFSLNSSGRSFFRRGSFSTSGLMAYIPNSKHNSLSVLNFPFTESYWAYQMGPFNSEVIRVLDNEKYLFILCKTSLYIYKDFVLLSCIENITFKSVTDATLIGNVLLITALDGFIASFRYN; via the coding sequence ATGTCCAATCTCTCAGAATTATTCCCTATAGAAGTCTCCACTCACAATCTCTATTTCCACGAAGAAGCTTCAATCTTCTCTCTTGATTCCTTTGACGACTCCGTCGCCACTGGTGGCGGAGACGGAGTCGTCAGACTCTGGAAACTCCAACTTGACGAGATGACCCACCTTGACTACAAATACACTACTGCTCTAAACTCttctataaaattcatataCAAATCTGACATTATAGTACACAATAAAGCAGTGAACTGTGtaagatttaataaacaagGCATATTGGCGTCATCTTCTGACTCTGGTAAAGTGATAAttaattacaataaaactAAAGTACTAAGAGACAGTGACGGACTAGATTGTTATGAAATAATGTGGATTGATGATAAATTACTAGTGGGACTTAGTAATGGGAAGATAGAAGAGTACTATGTCGACAGAGAAGATGTAGAAAGAAGCAAGATGGTAAAGACTTATAGTGTACACGGGGATATAATCCAAGGAATGAGTTATAAtgagaaatataaacttataATGACATTTAGTAAAGACAGGACTAGTAAAATATTGGACTACGAACTAAAAGAAGAGAAAAAGGCAAAAGCGCCAACAAAAGACACTGTAGGTGAAACTACACAAAAGacatctaaaaaaatggacACTGTAGGCGCAACTACCCAGAGCACAGAGCGAAAGGCATgtgcaaaaaaacaacttactaaatctaaaaaaactGACACGAAAAATGTCTCAGGACAGAGCGCGTCAAAAGAAGTTTCCAAATCTATCGACACGAACGAGGACGCCGCGCAGACTAAAACACCCAAAAATGTCGAATCTGCAAATGTCACCTcattgaaaaatacaaaattaaaaccaAAGAAACTTGACATTTTAGAGACATTCTCTCTAAATTCTTCTGGTAGATCTTTTTTCAGAAGAGGCTCTTTTAGTACCTCAGGCCTCATGGCTTACATCCCAAATTCCAAACACAACTCCCTTTCTGTCTTAAATTTCCCATTTACAGAATCTTACTGGGCTTACCAAATGGGCCCTTTCAACTCTGAAGTCATCAGAGTACTCGATAATGAGAAATATCTCTTTATACTTTGTAAAACGagtctttatatttataaagacTTCGTCTTACTGTCTtgtatagaaaatataactTTTAAGAGTGTGACTGATGCGACACTAATAGGAAATGTCTTGTTAATAACGGCACTTGATGGATTTATAGCATCTTTTAGATATaactaa
- a CDS encoding developmentally regulated GTP-binding protein 2-like protein — translation MGIQDKINEIEAEMARTQKNKKTEYHIGTLKARLARYKHELDNPKTTNIKSDGWEVAKSGDARIALIGFPSVGKSTLLSKITNTESKAAEDEFTTLDCIAGKLEYNGSTIQILDLPGIISGASSNLGRGKQVISICRTADLILIVLDPRRKHDKKVLIRELFNMGIRLNKKRPDVSINLTTNGGICINKQCDLTQTSEEAITAILKEYKINHCNILIKEDVSTDDIVDLLSKNVSYIKCLFCYNKTDELSYEDFKNLSLEENTILISCKNDWNINELKEYVWEKLNLTRIYTKKKGEMPDFNRPIVLRDNLSVFDLCGNIHKDFYSDFKYALVWGRSAKHSPQKVGLNHVLEDEDVIQICLK, via the coding sequence ATGGGAATACAAGACAAAATTAACGAAATAGAAGCCGAAATGGCAAGaactcaaaaaaataaaaaaactgaATACCACATAGGAACTCTTAAAGCAAGACTAGCAAGATACAAACACGAACTTGATAACCCCAAAACcactaatataaaatctgACGGATGGGAAGTCGCAAAATCGGGAGATGCCCGTATTGCTCTAATAGGCTTTCCAAGTGTGGGAAAATCAACtcttttatcaaaaataacaaatacTGAAAGTAAAGCAGCAGAGGACGAATTTACTACTCTAGACTGTATAGCGGGGAAACTTGAATACAACGGATCAACTATACAAATACTAGATCTGCCTGGTATTATAAGCGGCGCATCATCAAACTTAGGTAGAGGCAAACAAGTCATAAGTATTTGTAGAACAGCAGATCTAATACTTATAGTATTAGATCCACGAAGAAAACATGATAAAAAAGTCTTAATACGAgaactttttaatatgGGAATCAGgcttaataaaaaacgcCCTGACGTCAGTATTAATTTAACTACTAATGGTGGCATATGTATAAACAAACAATGCGACTTAACACAGACATCAGAAGAAGCCATAACAGCAATACTCAAAgaatacaaaattaatCACTGTaacatattaataaaagaagatgTCAGTACTGACGATATAGTAGATTTATTAAGTAAAAACGTGtcatatataaaatgtCTCTTTTGTTACAACAAAACTGACGAGTTATCGTACGAAGACTTTAAGAACTTGAgtttagaagaaaatacGATACTAATTAGTTGTAAAAATGATTGGAATATAAATGAACTTAAAGAATATGTTTGGGAGAAATTGAACTTGACGAGGATTTATACTAAAAAGAAAGGAGAGATGCCGGATTTTAATAGGCCGATAGTGTTGAGAGATAATTTGAGTGTATTTGATTTATGTGGGAATATtcataaagatttttatagtgATTTTAAGTATGCGCTTGTATGGGGACGAAGTGCGAAACATAGTCCGCAGAAAGTAGGCCTTAATCATGTACTTGAAGATGAAGATGTTATACaaatatgtttaaaataa
- a CDS encoding geranylgeranyl transferase type-2 subunit beta (PGTB2) yields MTILNIEDHKNFLEKISQDKILDFYLSEPSRLNTIYWTINSYKIMNSKKDFSNFLFFTKNCKNQDGGYGGSTNFPSTILSTFNALQILYISKQDFFDIKTVNFILKNFNKNGSFNNDEFGMTDNRINCSAVLSLHLLYLNKNRVFDISSLSKPIPVDFCENIKFDYKSCVRYIMSCYNKDGGFGLAIGDETHCAFTFCCLSVLRSLGGIEYVNSRDISRFICLRQVENGGLSGRINKKEDVCYSFWAYASLKMIKKNHLIDEEKLKEFILRCQGIKGGISDRPGNEPDPYHLMFSLAALSLLGYDGLSPVDPGFAL; encoded by the coding sequence ATGACAATTTTGAATATTGAagatcataaaaattttttagaaaaaatttctcAAGACAAAATTCtcgatttttatttatcagaACCCTCAAGATTAAACACAATCTATTGGACAATAAATTCCTACAAAATAATGAACtctaaaaaagatttttcaaattttttattttttacaaaaaattgtaaaaaccAAGACGGCGGATACGGCGGCTCTACAAACTTCCCTTCTACAATTTTATCAACTTTTAATGCTTTACAAATCTTATACATTTCTAAAcaagatttttttgatattaaaaCTGTAAATTtcatactaaaaaattttaacaaaaatggGTCATTTAATAATGACGAATTTGGTATGACTGACAATAGAATTAATTGTAGCGCAGTACTTTCACTACATCTCttgtatttaaataaaaacagagtttttgatatttcGTCGTTATCAAAACCAATACCAGTAGATTTTtgtgaaaatataaagtttgattataaatcttGTGTTAGATATATAATGTCTTGTTACAATAAAGACGGCGGGTTTGGACTGGCAATTGGTGACGAAACACATTGTGCGTTTACATTTTGTTGTTTGTCAGTTCTTAGGTCTTTAGGTGGTATTGAGTATGTTAATAGTAGAGATATAAGTAGGTTTATATGTTTAAGACAAGTAGAAAATGGTGGATTAAGTGGACGAATTAATAAGAAAGAAGATGTTTGTTATTCGTTTTGGGCTTACGCgtcattaaaaatgataaaaaagaatcatTTGATTGATGAAGAAAAGCTTAAAGAGTTTATACTTAGGTGTCAGGGGATTAAAGGTGGGATATCTGATAGGCCTGGGAATGAACCAGATCCTTATCATTTGATGTTTTCGCTTGCTGCTTTGTCTTTACTTGGGTATGATGGATTAAGCCCAGTTGACCCAGGATTTGCCTtatga
- a CDS encoding coatomer subunit beta (coPB) has translation MFKTSVYISNSKDSSEENILKLVDSKEISKKIEGMKLLIEYVSQGKIGDSILHTVVKEVLLMDNNELKRLLYYFLEIYVPFLKEGELLLLNNQIRKDLESPNEFIRGLTLRFVTCLNSKNVINNCYKSIINNTSHSVGYVRRNAYYCLGMIYKKIEMNDEIIKILNDGLYKEMDTFCLIQAFCSLWEINKEKAEQFAYKVKNTKSKDFSLILIEKIEDEKFLEEFVTSESSEVRLEACLKLLDLETNNLLLEKYVGIIFQDLKDNEDLFNISFTKLIKIKDTIDLSKYSLNALDLVNPFNIEISKLCLDFSLEVCQTKDAPQFYKLLILKYKEIEKMILKNKKMEILILENLYVFVSRFGIYNEEVKNICYKNINHEIPGLSFSCLNLLNSILENSLILENSKDLEILKILIFNIKNIKFGKIFRKIFKILVKYSGRKELEEIFSIVDGKFKEYCEFKGTSDFICFQKDSRFLISFLCISLTEMYFTINENNIFNGSTINENILNGSSYNGSDKNESDKYESDKYESFKNESDKNESFEDLKAKMIALFLSFTKIEDFCDESCKSTIFLCIKSLTLEISYKNFSKKKKNFLKRVDVLEPLEIPFFQNNKNEKIEKLKSFLESEDNDESLFNVVQLTGLSDPIYVEGTISYTKYEIILNILLINQTDNYLQTMLFDFGTSQNIRPVLLDLPDNMKARSAISKKLVFRVLDSSSGFINGSVTFKYPNENGEYANQNYTLNFREIKTDVSDFLEIKSCEIEDFKNIWRKMPWENVYSIKLMSSLSPRRVLEKFTKFVKGSIIDYKEEEDIIVSNIMCTTRQNDDIFYNVCIANNENFINLECRIRSNKEDIVKTMSNVLSRIVKEIRIK, from the coding sequence atgtttaagACTTCAGTTTACATTTCAAATTCTAAAGATTCCTCAGAAGAAAACATTCTGAAACTCGTAGACTCAAaagaaatttctaaaaaaatcgaaGGTATGAAATTACTAATCGAATATGTCAGTCAAGGGAAAATTGGTGACTCAATTCTCCATACAGTAGTCAAAGAAGTACTACTTATGGACAATAATGAACTCAAGCGACTTCTCTACTATTTCTTAGAAATCTATGTCCCATTTCTAAAAGAAGGCGAACTTTTACTTCTAAACAACCAAATTAGAAAAGATTTAGAAAGTCCAAATGAATTCATAAGAGGCCTCACTTTAAGATTCGTGACATgtttaaattctaaaaatgtaataaataattgttataaatcaataattaataatacatCTCATTCTGTAGGATATGTAAGAAGAAATGCTTACTATTGCTTAGGTATgatttataagaaaatagAAATGAATGACgagataataaaaattttgaatgaTGGTTTGTATAAAGAAATGGATACATTTTGTCTTATACAAGCATTTTGTTCGTTATGggaaattaataaagaaaaagcTGAACAATTTGCTTATAAAGTGAAAAATACGAAATCTAAAGatttttcattaattttaatcGAGAAAATTGaagatgaaaaatttttagaagaaTTTGTCACTTCTGAATCTTCAGAAGTGAGATTAGAAGCTtgtttaaaacttttagaTTTGGAaactaataatttattattagaaaaatacGTAGGAATAATTTTCcaagatttaaaagataatgaagatttatttaatattagttttactaaattaataaaaatcaaagacACTATCgatttatcaaaatattctCTAAATGCTTTAGATTTAGTAAACccttttaatattgaaatttctaaattgtGTCTAGATTTTTCATTAGAAGTTTGTCAAACTAAAGACGCCCCgcaattttataaacttttaattttaaaatataaagaaattgaaaaaatgatattaaaaaacaaaaagatgGAGATTTTGATactagaaaatttatatgtttttgtttctagatttggtatttataatgaagaagtaaaaaatatttgttataaaaatataaatcatgAGATTCCTGGATTGTCGTTTTcttgtttaaatttgttaaattcgattttagaaaattctttgattttagaaaattctaaagatttggaaattttaaaaattttgatttttaatataaaaaatattaaatttggaaaaatttttagaaaaatttttaagattttgGTAAAATATTCAGGGAGGAAAGAAttagaagaaatatttagtaTTGTTGATGggaaatttaaagaatattgTGAGTTTAAAGGAACATCagattttatatgttttcaGAAAGATTcaagatttttaataagttttttatgtatttctttaacagaaatgtattttaccataaatgaaaataatatatttaatggATCTAccataaatgaaaatatctTGAATGGATCTTCTTATAATGGATcagataaaaatgaatcAGATAAATACGAATCAGATAAATACGAATCTTTTAAGAATGAATcagataaaaatgaatcTTTTGAAGATTTAAAAGCTAAAATGATCGCTTTATTTTtgagttttacaaaaatcgAAGATTTTTGTGATGAAAGTTGCAAGTCTacgatttttttgtgtataaaatctttaactttagaaatttcctataaaaatttttcaaaaaaaaagaaaaattttttaaaacgaGTCGATGTCTTGGAACCTCTAGAAATTccattttttcaaaataataaaaatgaaaaaatcgAAAAACTTAAAAGTTTTCTAGAATCTGAAGACAATGACGAGTCACTTTTCAATGTCGTACAATTAACAGGCCTTTCTGATCCAATTTATGTTGAAGGTACAATTTCATACacaaaatatgaaataatCTTAAATATCTTATTAATCAATCAAACTGATAACTATTTACAGACCATGTTATTTGATTTTGGTACTAGTCAAAATATTAGACCAGTTTTACTTGATCTTCCTGATAATATGAAGGCAAGATCAgcaatttctaaaaaacttgTCTTTAGAGTTTTAGATAGTTCTAGTGGATTTATAAATGGATCAGTGACTTTTAAATATCCAAATGAAAATGGGGAATATGCTAATCAGAATtatactttaaattttagagaaataaaaactgATGTCTCAGATTtcttagaaataaaaagttgcgaaattgaagattttaagaatatttGGAGGAAAATGCCGTGGGAAAATGtttattctataaaattaatgtcTTCTTTGTCGCCTAGACGAgtattagaaaaatttactaaatttgtaaaaggAAGTATTATTGATTATAAAGAGGAAGAAGATATTATTGTGTCTAATATTATGTGTACTACTAGACAGAATgatgatatattttataatgtgTGTATTGCTAATAATgagaattttataaatttggaGTGTAGAATAAGAAGcaataaagaagatattGTGAAGACGATGAGTAATGTGTTAAGTAGAATAGTCAAGGAGAtaagaattaaataa